The DNA region CGTAAAAATAATTAAGGCGGTATTAAGCAGCAGTAAAACCGGCTGTGTTATTACTGAAAGGTTTTGCAATTTATCATTGCGTACGGCGCGCTTGTTTTGTGCAATATAAATAACATCTCCGCTTTGAAGTATAGCACGGGGATTATTTATTGATTGGATATCCCGAAGGTTAATTTCAGTAACCTGCGGGTTTTTTTGATCGCCTCTTATTATTTTTACATTTGCTTCATTAGCCTTATCTGTCAGGCCTCCTGCTTCTCCAATCATTTCAACCAAAGTGGTCCTGTCTTTTGTTAACGTATAATTTCCCTGCCCTTTTATTTCGCCAAGTATGGTAACCTTGAGGTTAACTATCTTTAGTTCAATGATAGGGTCTTTCAGCAGGTTTGTACGATAAAGCTCCTCAATTTGTTTTGCTGCTTCTGGCCTGGTAAGGCCTGCAACTTTTACATGGCCGATAACCGGGAGCGCAACAGTGCCGTCGTCTTCAACCTGAAAAGTTTGCCCGGTAGTGCCGCCTCCCCCGCTGCCTCCTGCATTGGTAGCAGGCGTTTCATCAACTATATATTTTATGCTTTGCAGGTTCCTGATCTGCAGTATATCCTGTGCTTTAATGCGGTACGGGCCTGCTGCGGCATCGCTTCCTTTTGATGCGGTATCGGTAACAGTATACTTTTGTTCAAAAAGATATTGATATTGTTTGCTTGAGCAGGAGGTTAACAAAAAAAGTATCCCAGTAATTAGGCAGATAGATGTATAATTGCGCATGTTAAGCTATAAAGTTCCAAGTTATATTTAATATAATTAGGCTTCAAAGTCAAAATTACATAATTTCGGGGTATTAATACGTTGTATTTTTCCCAAAGTTGCAAGGTTGAAGATCTCGGTTATCACTGTCGTTTACAATGCCCAGGATACTATTAAAAGATGTATCGAATCTGTTATCGGTCAGAATTACAACAACATTGAGTATATTATAATTGATGGCGGCTCAACAGATAATTCCCTGCAAGTAATTGATCAACATAAATCGCACATCAAAGTTTTGATATCTGAGCCTGACCAGGGCATTTATGATGCAATTAATAAGGGGATCCGTTTAGCAACAGGCGAAATAGTTGGTACGCTTAATGCCGATGATTTTTTTGCAGATCAGGAAGTTTTATCAGCAGTGGCACAGGCTTTTTCAAACAGTGATACAGAGATCGTTTACGGAAACCTTGATTATATAAATTCTGCAGGGAAAATTACCCGTAAATGGAAAAGTCACGCTTGTGGAAAAAATTCCTTTAACCGTGGTTTTATGCCCCCGCACCCTACCTTCTATTGTAAACGCTATTTGTTTGAGAAACATGGCTTTTACAGCCTTGAATATGGTTCTGCAGGCGATTATGAATTAATGGCGAGGTTTCTGCATAACTGGCAGATAAGGAGCTTTTATCTTAACAAAGTCTTGGTTAAAATGCAGGTAGGGGGTATCAGCAACAGCAATTTAATGAACAGGTTTAAGGCGTGGTCATTTGATTTGAAAGCAATGCGCGAAAACAATGTGTTTTTACCTGTTTTTGCAGTTGTGCTGAAACCCATTAGGAAAATTTCACAATTTCTTTAATCTTTAGTTAACCTTTTATGTTTCCTGTCGTATAAGTATTTATAAATGAATAAGCCGGTCACTAACACATTTATAGCATATGCTTGAATTTCTACGCTCTTATCATTTTGTTTACAATTTGCTGATAGTTGCATTTTCAATTCTTGTAACATTATTATGTATCCCTTCAATTTTACATGTTGCACGTGCACGTCATTTATATGATGATGTTGGCCATTTCAGGAAACAGCATGACCACGGCATTCCCCGTTTAGGCGGGGTGGCTATTTTTGTAAGCTTCACTATTACAGTTCTGCTGTTTATTGATAAGTCGTTGCCCATTAGTTACCTGCTTACCGCATGTATAATTTTG from Mucilaginibacter sp. SJ includes:
- a CDS encoding polysaccharide biosynthesis/export family protein codes for the protein MRNYTSICLITGILFLLTSCSSKQYQYLFEQKYTVTDTASKGSDAAAGPYRIKAQDILQIRNLQSIKYIVDETPATNAGGSGGGGTTGQTFQVEDDGTVALPVIGHVKVAGLTRPEAAKQIEELYRTNLLKDPIIELKIVNLKVTILGEIKGQGNYTLTKDRTTLVEMIGEAGGLTDKANEANVKIIRGDQKNPQVTEINLRDIQSINNPRAILQSGDVIYIAQNKRAVRNDKLQNLSVITQPVLLLLNTALIIFTLSHR
- a CDS encoding glycosyltransferase family 2 protein, with the protein product MKISVITVVYNAQDTIKRCIESVIGQNYNNIEYIIIDGGSTDNSLQVIDQHKSHIKVLISEPDQGIYDAINKGIRLATGEIVGTLNADDFFADQEVLSAVAQAFSNSDTEIVYGNLDYINSAGKITRKWKSHACGKNSFNRGFMPPHPTFYCKRYLFEKHGFYSLEYGSAGDYELMARFLHNWQIRSFYLNKVLVKMQVGGISNSNLMNRFKAWSFDLKAMRENNVFLPVFAVVLKPIRKISQFL